A single region of the Brassica rapa cultivar Chiifu-401-42 chromosome A03, CAAS_Brap_v3.01, whole genome shotgun sequence genome encodes:
- the LOC103858856 gene encoding shaggy-related protein kinase theta: MNVMRRLKSIASGRTSISSDPGVDSSLKRPKLDQDNDYLSSGGDDPMQVDQTTDMVSQDSVAGTSNVPPPADQLPEVMNDMRLREEEPPHANRRGHEDKDMEPPIVNGCGTETGQVITTTVGGRDGKPKQTISYMAQRVVGTGSFGVVFQAKCLETGEQVAIKKVLQDKRYKNRELQIMRLQDHPNVVRLRHSFFSTTDKDELYLNLVLEFVPETVYRALKHYTKMNQHMPIILVQLYTYQICRALNYLHRVVGVCHRDIKPQNLLVNTHTHQLKICDFGSAKMLVPGEPNISYICSRYYRAPELIFGATEYTNAIDMWSGGCVMAELLLGQPLFPGESGIDQLVEIIKILGTPTREEIRCMNPNYTEFKFPQIKAHPWHKIFHKRMPPEAVDLVSRLLQYSPNLRCTALEACAHPFFDDLRDPNVSLPNGRAMPPLFNFTTQELAGASTELRQRLIPAHCQGTGSSS, encoded by the exons ATGAACGTGATGCGTCGTCTCAAGAGCATTGCTTCGGGTCGGACCTCCATTTCTTCGGATCCT GGTGTGGACTCTAGTCTTAAGAGACCCAAGCTCGATCAAGACAACGACTACTTATCTTCTGGTGGTGATGATCCCATGCAGGTTGACCAAACTACTGACATGGTGTCCCAAGATAGTGTTGCCGGTACTTCAAATGTTCCTCCTCCTGCTGATCAGCTTCCGGAAGTAATGAAcgatatgagattaagagaggAGGAGCCTCCTCATGCCAACCGCCGCGGCCACGAGGACAAA GATATGGAACCACCTATTGTTAATGGCTGTGGGACTGAAACTGGTCAAGTTATTACAACCACTGTCGGAGGTCGTGATGGAAAGCCTAAGCAG ACAATCTCATACATGGCCCAGAGAGTGGTTGGAACAGGCTCATTCGGAGTTGTCTTCCAG GCCAAGTGTCTGGAAACGGGTGAACAAGTTGCAATTAAGAAAGTTCTGCAGGATAAAAGATACAAGAACAGAGAACTTCAGATCATGCGCTTGCAAGACCACCCCAATGTCGTGCGGCTGAGGCATTCTTTCTTTTCGACTACTGACAAGGATGAGCTCTATCTTAACCTTGTCCTTGAGTTTGTTCCCGAGACTGTATACAGAGCATTAAAGCACTATACCAAAATGAATCAGCATATGCCTATCATCCTTGTTCAGCTCTACACCTATCAG ATCTGCCGCGCGCTGAACTACTTGCATCGTGTTGTTGGGGTGTGTCATCGTGATATCAAGCCACAAAATCTACTG GTCAATACCCACACCcatcaattaaaaatatgtgATTTTGGAAGCGCAAAGATGTTG GTCCCAGGTGAACCTAACATATCCTATATATGCTCCCGGTACTACAGGGCCCCAGAACTTATATTCGGGGCAACAGAGTATACCAATGCCATTGACATGTGGTCTGGTGGTTGTGTTATGGCAGAGCTTTTACTCGGCCAA CCACTGTTTCCCGGAGAAAGTGGCATTGATCAGCTGGTGGAGATTATCAAG ATTCTGGGTACGCCAACGAGAGAGGAAATACGGTGTATGAATCCAAATTACACAGAGTTCAAGTTTCCTCAAATAAAAGCTCACCCTTGGCACAAG ATTTTCCACAAGCGAATGCCACCTGAAGCAGTAGACCTCGTCTCAAGACTCCTCCAGTATTCACCAAACCTTCGTTGCACTGCA TTGGAAGCTTGTGCACACCCCTTCTTCGATGACTTGCGGGACCCAAATGTTT